The genomic interval AAAACCTGTCACCCACAAGTGAGCCTAAGCGACCGAAGCAATCTGTAAGGTAAAACCATAATGCTCTGAATTTATTACATATACATTTGTAGTTACTTGTAAGACCAATAAGGCCCAAAATTTGAATTCTTCAGCCTTCTGTTTGAAAAGTCCAGAAAACTCTAAATTATTACAAAAAATTAATTATCACGCAAATAGTTGCTGTTTGAATTTTGGGCATTGGTTGATGGTTTGGCAAGAGTCAGAGTAAACTCATGCTGCCCCGGACTACACAAAGGGCAGCCACTGGAAAGAAGCAGCCATTCAGTGCCAAGATCACTTATACCCGCGTTTTCCAGAAGGTAAGTAGTAGTGCCGTGCTCCCATAGCAGAGGTCTGCCGCATTTGTAACACTCCACGTACAATAATTCAGGATCAAACTTGTCCTTGGACATACTCTGTATTCGATGTGCATCAATGGTAATTTTTTTCATATTTAATCAAACTTTTTATTATATTACTTATTTTCCGATACAAAAATTATCAAAAATTGAATTAAGCACCTCATCCGGGGTAATGCGCCCTGTTATTTCATCCAATGCAGAACATGCATAATCCAGTCTCACAGACAAAAGGTCAAAAGGAAGTTGAGCCTCAGTGTCCTGCACAAGAAGATCAAGTTCATGAACCGCTTTGTTCAGACAGACCATTTGTCTCAAATTAGGTACAAGCTTTCCTTCAGGAGCAATCATCTGCCCCTTGAGGGCCATTTTCCTGATGGACTGAATAAGTTCATCCAGGCCATGTCCTGTTTTGGCAGATACTTTAACAACTACAGGATATGACTCCAGGTGATCACTCAGATAGTTTTGCGTGTTCTGAACAAGATCCCATTTGTTCAAGGCAATGATGATCTTTTTTTTGTCCATTCTTTTAAGAAATTCCAAGCCTTGCTGACAAATCTGGGTTACAGAATCAACAATAAACATGACAATTCCTGCTGAATCGGCTATTTCCCTGCCTTTTTCAAGGCCTTTGAGCTCGACCATGTCATCTGTATCACGAAACCCTGCAGTATCTACCAGCTTAACAGGCAATCCCTGGACATTAATCATTTCCTCAATGTAATCTCTGGTGGTGCCGGGCACATCAGTAACTATGGCCCTTTCCCTGCCAAGAACAGCGTTCATCAGGCTGGACTTACCAGCATTAACGCAGCCAGCCAGCGCAACAGTCACTCCCTCGGACCAGATCCTGTTCTGTTCATAATCCTTCATCAGGATATTGATCTCATCAATGCACTTCCTGACCCTGTCGATTAAACTGCCTGGAGAAATACACTCAAGCTCTTCTTCTGGAAAGTCAACTGTCAGACATAATTCTTTTCTAAGTTCTTCCAGCGTCTGTCTGAGATTCGCAATTTTACGGCCAAGCCCCCCCTGAAGCTTCTGCCCTGCAAAGTAAACCCCGGTCCTTGTAGGAGCGTTGATCAATTCCAGAACTGCTTCTGCCTCTGTAAGATCCATTTTGCCATTGAGAAAAGCCCGCTTGGTAAACTCTCCAGGTTCTGCCTGCCGGGCACCTGCATAGACTGCTGCTTCCAGCACTGCCTCCAGGATGGCTGGGTTGCCATGGCAGTTTATCTCGATTACATCCTCCCCGGTGTATGATCCTGGGCCAGGCATATAACACATGAGTACTTCATCCAAAACGTGACCTGCACTGTCTTTGATCCAGGCATGGGTCAGATGATAGGGTTTGAAGCTGGTGCGACCTTTCCAGTGCAGCTTAGCGGCAATGGTCAGGCTCATGCTGCCGCTGATCCTGACTATACCCACGGAACCTGTGCCTATGGGAGTTGCGATAGCAGTTATGGTATCATGATTATCTATCATATTAGC from Desulfonatronovibrio magnus carries:
- the mnmE gene encoding tRNA uridine-5-carboxymethylaminomethyl(34) synthesis GTPase MnmE, yielding MIDNHDTITAIATPIGTGSVGIVRISGSMSLTIAAKLHWKGRTSFKPYHLTHAWIKDSAGHVLDEVLMCYMPGPGSYTGEDVIEINCHGNPAILEAVLEAAVYAGARQAEPGEFTKRAFLNGKMDLTEAEAVLELINAPTRTGVYFAGQKLQGGLGRKIANLRQTLEELRKELCLTVDFPEEELECISPGSLIDRVRKCIDEINILMKDYEQNRIWSEGVTVALAGCVNAGKSSLMNAVLGRERAIVTDVPGTTRDYIEEMINVQGLPVKLVDTAGFRDTDDMVELKGLEKGREIADSAGIVMFIVDSVTQICQQGLEFLKRMDKKKIIIALNKWDLVQNTQNYLSDHLESYPVVVKVSAKTGHGLDELIQSIRKMALKGQMIAPEGKLVPNLRQMVCLNKAVHELDLLVQDTEAQLPFDLLSVRLDYACSALDEITGRITPDEVLNSIFDNFCIGK